A portion of the Magnolia sinica isolate HGM2019 chromosome 17, MsV1, whole genome shotgun sequence genome contains these proteins:
- the LOC131230848 gene encoding DEAD-box ATP-dependent RNA helicase 15-like isoform X3 codes for MEIYVDDEAKLTLHGLVKHCIKLSELEKNCKLNNLLDASDFNQVVIFVKSVSRAAELNKLLVECNFPFICIHSGMSQEER; via the exons ATGGAGATATATGTGGATGATGAGGCCAAGTTGACCCTGCATGGTCTCGTAAAG CACTGCATTAAACTGAGCGAGTTGGAGAAAAACTGCAAGTTGAATAACCTCCTAGATGCATCGGATTTTAATCAAGTCGTCATTTTCGTTAAAAGTGTGAGCAGAGCAGCTGAGCTGAACAAGCTACTCGTGGAGTGTAATTTCCCATTTATCTGCATCCATTCTGGAATGTCCCAGGAGGAAAG ATAA
- the LOC131230848 gene encoding DEAD-box ATP-dependent RNA helicase 15-like isoform X2, whose protein sequence is MEIYVDDEAKLTLHGLVKHCIKLSELEKNCKLNNLLDASDFNQVVIFVKSVSRAAELNKLLVECNFPFICIHSGMSQEESQEIKCMKI, encoded by the exons ATGGAGATATATGTGGATGATGAGGCCAAGTTGACCCTGCATGGTCTCGTAAAG CACTGCATTAAACTGAGCGAGTTGGAGAAAAACTGCAAGTTGAATAACCTCCTAGATGCATCGGATTTTAATCAAGTCGTCATTTTCGTTAAAAGTGTGAGCAGAGCAGCTGAGCTGAACAAGCTACTCGTGGAGTGTAATTTCCCATTTATCTGCATCCATTCTGGAATGTCCCAGGAGGAAAG CCAAGAAATCAAGTGCATGAAGATTTAA
- the LOC131230848 gene encoding DEAD-box ATP-dependent RNA helicase 15-like isoform X1, whose product MEIYVDDEAKLTLHGLVKHCIKLSELEKNCKLNNLLDASDFNQVVIFVKSVSRAAELNKLLVECNFPFICIHSGMSQEERCFLVLAKKSSA is encoded by the exons ATGGAGATATATGTGGATGATGAGGCCAAGTTGACCCTGCATGGTCTCGTAAAG CACTGCATTAAACTGAGCGAGTTGGAGAAAAACTGCAAGTTGAATAACCTCCTAGATGCATCGGATTTTAATCAAGTCGTCATTTTCGTTAAAAGTGTGAGCAGAGCAGCTGAGCTGAACAAGCTACTCGTGGAGTGTAATTTCCCATTTATCTGCATCCATTCTGGAATGTCCCAGGAGGAAAG GTGCTTTCTTGTACTAGCCAAGAAATCAAGTGCATGA